The following DNA comes from Gammaproteobacteria bacterium.
AGCATCACCTAGTGCACAAATCGTATGACCTTCAATTTTGTTGGCCACATCGACTAACATGTCGATGTCTTGCATTTTGCCCTGCCCGTTCTCAAGTCTTGTAAGCACCCGATGCAACCAGCCAGTACCTTCGCGACACGGGGTACACTGGCCACAAGATTCGGCATCGTAAAATTGTGAAATACGTTTAAGTAAATTCACCATACAGGTAGAGTCATCAATAATGACAACCGCACCTGAGCCGAGCATTGAACCCGCCTCTTGCAGGGATTCGTAATCCATATCGGCTTTAAGAATATCCTCAGCTGGGACTACCGGCACCGAAGATCCACCCGGTATGACCGCTTTAAGCTTGCGACCAGTGGTCACTCCCCCAGCCAGCTCAAGTAATTTGGTGAAGGGCGTGCCCAAAGGGATCTCGAAATTGCCGGGATTGTTTACGTGCCCGCTGACCGAGAATAATTTAGTACCACCTGATTTTTCTGTGCCAAAGGCTTTGAACCATTCTCCGCCATTACGGATAATGGCCGGAACCGAGGCAAAAGTTTCGGTGTTATTTACTGTGGTTGGCTTGCCATACAAACCGTAATTAGCCGGAAATGGCGGCTTGAAACGCGGTTTGCCCTGTTTGCCTTCCAGTGACTCAAGTAAGGCCGTTTCCTCACCACAAATGTACGCACCGGCACCAATGTGGCAATACAGATCAAAATCCACGCCGGAATTCAAGATATCTTTTCCCAGCATTCCGTGAGCATACGCTTCTTGTAAGGCTTGTTCGAAACGCGGGATCGGCTCCCCTAAAAACTCGCCACGAATATAGTTATAGCCTGCTGTGCAGCCCATCACGTAAGCGCCAATGGCCATGCCTTCAATAATTGAATGCGGGTTATAGCGAATAATATCGCGGTCTTTGCAAGTGCCCGGCTCTGATTCGTCAGAGTTACACACTACGTATTTTTGCCCCGTTGCATTACGCGGCATAAAACTCCATTTCAGACCGGTTGGGAAGCCCGCACCGCCACGACCTCGCAGACCCGATTTCTTGACTTCTTCAAGCACGTCTTCCGGCGAGATCTTTTCGGTCAGGATCTTTTTCCAGGCTTCATAACCACCAGTTTTGAGATAATTCTCATAAGTCCACGGCTCATCGAACTGTAGCGTTTCATAACAAACCGAATTTTGTTGCACGTCTGTCATATCAGTCTATTCCGTCCAGAATGGCATCAATCTTTTCAGGTGTTAAGGATTCATAATAATGATGGTCGATCATCATCATGGGACCACCCGCACAGGCCGCCAGACATTCTTCTTCTTTTTTCAAATAGAACTTGCCGTCCGGTGTGGACTCGCCCATCTTGATCCCGAGCTTTTTCTCGACATGCGCCAGAATATTATCCGATCCCATTAACATGCAAGAAATATTGGTACACACCGAAACGTGTAATCGTCCGCAAGGTTTAGTTTCAAACATGGAATAAAATGTGGCAACTTCATAAACCTGAACCGGCGGTAAATCCAATTGTTTGGCAATATCGTCCATCAATGCTTTGGTCAGGTAGCCGTGATTTTGATGCTGCGCCACTTGCAAGGCCGATAGAACCGCCGAACGTTTCTGGTCGGCCGGATACTTGGCAACGTATTTTTCAATTTCAGCGATACTGTGCGCTGATAATTTATTGCTATTTTTTTCGGTATGTTCAGACATAATAAATTTACTAATGTTTAAGCGTGACCGCCTAGCGATCAACCTCGCCAAATACAATATCCTGGGTTCCAATAACAGCCACTACGTCGGCAAGCATGTGCCCACGTACCATCTCATCAATTGCACTGAGATGTGCAAAGCCGGGAGCACGCACCTTTAAACGGAACGGTTTATTTGCGCCATCGGAGATCACATAACAACCAAACTCGCCTTTAGGATGTTCAACCGCCGCATAGGCTTCACCCTCCGGAACACAATAGCCTTCGGTGAAAAGTTTAAAGTGATGGATCATGGACTCCATGTCGTCTTTCATTTCCATACGACTCGGTGGTGCCACCTTGTGGTTATCACTCATCACCGGGCCCGGATTGGCACGCAACCAGTCTATGCATTGCTTAATAATGCGGTTAGATTGACGCAACTCTTCAACCCGCACTAAATAACGATCGTAGCAATCGCCATTGAGACCGATCGGGATGTCAAAATCGAGATCTGCATAAACTTCATAGGGTTGTTTTTTGCGTAAGTCCCAGGCAATTCCCGAGCCGCGCAACATTGCACCGGTAAAGCCTAGTTGCTTGGCGCGCTCGGGAGTAACTACACCGATATTTACCGTACGCTGTTTCCAGATACGGTTATCGGTTAACAGGGTTTCGTATTCATCCACACAAGCCGGGAAGCGCTTTGTGAAATCTTCAATAAAGTCGAGCATCGAACCACTGCGCTGTGCGTTAAGTACATCCACTTCTTTTTGGGTTTTCCATTTTGAGGCCTGGTACTGCGGCATGCTGTCTGGCAAATCCCGATAGACTCCACCCGGACGGTAATAGGTTGCGTGCATGCGCGTACCCGAGACCGCTTCATAACAATCCATCAAGTCTTCGCGTTCACGGAAACAATACAGAAACATGGTCATGGCGCCGATATCCAGACCGTGCGCACCCAGCCACATCAAGTGGTTAAGAATACGAGTGATCTCGTCAAACATCACACGAATATACTGAGCGCGAATTGGCACATCGATTTCGAGTAATTTTTCCAAAGCCATCACGTAACCATGTTCATTGCACATCATGGAAACGTAATCGAGTCGGTCCATGTACCCAATACTTTGATTAAATGGCTTACTCTCGGCCAGTTTTTCAGTGCCCCGATGCAACAGGCCCACGTGCGGGTCGGCCTTTTGCACCACTTCGCCATCCATCTCCAGGACCAGTCGTAACACACCATGTGCTGCAGGGTGTTGTGGACCGAAGTTCAGGGTGAAGTTTTGTATTTCACTCATTGCTCTGCACCATCTTGCACACTTGGTTGTTCTTCAGTGGAATCAACTGTGTAGCGATTGTCGTGTCGGATCACCTTGGGCACCAGCACGCGTGGTTCAATACTGACCGGTTCGTAGGCAACACGTCCTTTTTCAGGATCGTAACGCACTTCAACGTGTCCGGTAAGCGGGAAATCTTTTCGAAACGGATGACCCATAAAACCATAGTCGGTCAAGATGCGACGAAGATCAGGGTGACCTTCAAATAATATGCCGTAAAGGTCAAACGCCTCGCGTTCATACCAATTGGCCGAAGCCCAGACTTCCAGACAACTTGGCACAATTGGTGGATCTCCGTCGGCAATGCGTACGCGCACTCTCAGGCGATGGTTTTTCTCGACTGACAACAAGTGATAGACCACGGCAAAGCGTAGATCATTGTTTTCAGCTTCAATATTGTTACGTACAGCCCCACGTGTGAAACCACTGCTGGTTGCAGATTCGGTTTTCCATTCGCTTTCGCCATAACTTAAATAGTCAACACCACAAAGGTCGATCAGTGTATCGAAGGCGAAAGCAGGATTGTCACGTAACTCGGTCAGAACACTGATCAGGTTTGGCAAACTGACTTCTATTGTCAGCTCATCCGCGACAGAATTCACGAATTCAAGCTTTGCACCCAGACCCGCCTGCAGGTTTGTGCGTAATTGTTGTAAGCGTGTGGCTCTGTTCATAAGTCGGTCTTAACTTCGCTTGATTGTATTTGTGCGTTTAATTTTTTTCTGCAACTGGATAATTCCATACAACAATGCTTCTGCCGTCGGTGGACATCCCGGCACATAAACATCCACCGGGACTATGCGGTCACAGCCACGCACAACAGCGTATGAATAATGATAATAACCACCACCATTCGCACAAGAACCCATGGAGATAACCCAGCGCGGTTCTGGCATCTGGTCATACACTTTTCGCAAAGCCGGCGCCATTTTATTCACCAGGGTTCCCGCCACGATCATGACATCGGATTGGCGTGGGCTGGGTCGAAAAACCACACCAAATCTATCAAGATCGTAACGTGAGGCTCCGGCATGCATCATTTCAACCGCGCAACAAGCCAGACCAAAGGTCATTGGCCACATCGACCCGGTACGCGCCCAGTTGATCAGGGTGTCTATTTTTGTAGTCACTACTCCGGTTTTTTCCGCTGTGCCCGGAACCGGAAAATCTTTGACTATTTGTGAGTTTTCTAGTGTTTGCATAAGTAATTATTCTGGCAATTATTCGGGCATTTTATTCAGGAGCGGGGATCAATCCCATTCCAGCGCGCCTTTTTTCCAAAGATAGGCGAATCCGACGATTAACTCGACCATAAAAATAATCATGACCCAAAGACCGATCGGCCCGATGTCATCCAGGGCAACCGCCCAGGGCACCAGGAAGGCGATCTCCAGATCAAAAAGAATAAACAGGATTGCGACCAGGTAATATCGCACATCAAATTGCATGC
Coding sequences within:
- the nuoF gene encoding NADH-quinone oxidoreductase subunit NuoF → MTDVQQNSVCYETLQFDEPWTYENYLKTGGYEAWKKILTEKISPEDVLEEVKKSGLRGRGGAGFPTGLKWSFMPRNATGQKYVVCNSDESEPGTCKDRDIIRYNPHSIIEGMAIGAYVMGCTAGYNYIRGEFLGEPIPRFEQALQEAYAHGMLGKDILNSGVDFDLYCHIGAGAYICGEETALLESLEGKQGKPRFKPPFPANYGLYGKPTTVNNTETFASVPAIIRNGGEWFKAFGTEKSGGTKLFSVSGHVNNPGNFEIPLGTPFTKLLELAGGVTTGRKLKAVIPGGSSVPVVPAEDILKADMDYESLQEAGSMLGSGAVVIIDDSTCMVNLLKRISQFYDAESCGQCTPCREGTGWLHRVLTRLENGQGKMQDIDMLVDVANKIEGHTICALGDAAAWPVQSFIKHFREEFEYHVIHKCCMVDTASDVAA
- the nuoE gene encoding NADH-quinone oxidoreductase subunit NuoE yields the protein MSEHTEKNSNKLSAHSIAEIEKYVAKYPADQKRSAVLSALQVAQHQNHGYLTKALMDDIAKQLDLPPVQVYEVATFYSMFETKPCGRLHVSVCTNISCMLMGSDNILAHVEKKLGIKMGESTPDGKFYLKKEEECLAACAGGPMMMIDHHYYESLTPEKIDAILDGID
- a CDS encoding NADH-quinone oxidoreductase subunit D encodes the protein MSEIQNFTLNFGPQHPAAHGVLRLVLEMDGEVVQKADPHVGLLHRGTEKLAESKPFNQSIGYMDRLDYVSMMCNEHGYVMALEKLLEIDVPIRAQYIRVMFDEITRILNHLMWLGAHGLDIGAMTMFLYCFREREDLMDCYEAVSGTRMHATYYRPGGVYRDLPDSMPQYQASKWKTQKEVDVLNAQRSGSMLDFIEDFTKRFPACVDEYETLLTDNRIWKQRTVNIGVVTPERAKQLGFTGAMLRGSGIAWDLRKKQPYEVYADLDFDIPIGLNGDCYDRYLVRVEELRQSNRIIKQCIDWLRANPGPVMSDNHKVAPPSRMEMKDDMESMIHHFKLFTEGYCVPEGEAYAAVEHPKGEFGCYVISDGANKPFRLKVRAPGFAHLSAIDEMVRGHMLADVVAVIGTQDIVFGEVDR
- a CDS encoding NADH-quinone oxidoreductase subunit C, encoding MNRATRLQQLRTNLQAGLGAKLEFVNSVADELTIEVSLPNLISVLTELRDNPAFAFDTLIDLCGVDYLSYGESEWKTESATSSGFTRGAVRNNIEAENNDLRFAVVYHLLSVEKNHRLRVRVRIADGDPPIVPSCLEVWASANWYEREAFDLYGILFEGHPDLRRILTDYGFMGHPFRKDFPLTGHVEVRYDPEKGRVAYEPVSIEPRVLVPKVIRHDNRYTVDSTEEQPSVQDGAEQ
- a CDS encoding NADH-quinone oxidoreductase subunit B, whose protein sequence is MQTLENSQIVKDFPVPGTAEKTGVVTTKIDTLINWARTGSMWPMTFGLACCAVEMMHAGASRYDLDRFGVVFRPSPRQSDVMIVAGTLVNKMAPALRKVYDQMPEPRWVISMGSCANGGGYYHYSYAVVRGCDRIVPVDVYVPGCPPTAEALLYGIIQLQKKIKRTNTIKRS
- a CDS encoding NADH-quinone oxidoreductase subunit A, translating into MLQNYLPVLIFLGIAAGIGCALMIVGFLLSPKKPDAEKLSSYECGFEAFEDSRMQFDVRYYLVAILFILFDLEIAFLVPWAVALDDIGPIGLWVMIIFMVELIVGFAYLWKKGALEWD